A stretch of the Lolium perenne isolate Kyuss_39 chromosome 3, Kyuss_2.0, whole genome shotgun sequence genome encodes the following:
- the LOC139830138 gene encoding uncharacterized protein, with product MASTDRAGAFPAARDDDDLPQRQDAMSDAVKVFSGYNPASTNPEDLKRAVSTVNEAMAPLRPIFMAISEMPESTAAEARAKEEARAAAKEQLTRQLGQLLPGGSVKIINEL from the coding sequence ATGGCCAGCACCGACCGCGCCGGAGCATTCCCCGCCGCCAGGGACGACGACGACCTCCCGCAGCGACAGGATGCCATGTCGGACGCCGTCAAGGTGTTCTCCGGCTACAACCCGGCGAGCACCAACCCCGAGGACCTCAAGCGGGCGGTGTCCACGGTGAACGAGGCGATGGCGCCGCTGCGGCCCATCTTCATGGCCATCAGCGAGATGCCGGAGAGCACCGCCGCCGAGGCCCGCGCCAAGGAGGAGGCGCGTGCCGCGGCCAAGGAGCAGCTCACCCGCCAGCTCGGCCAGCTGCTGCCCGGCGGATCCGTCAAGATCATCAACGAGCTGTAG